In a genomic window of Pochonia chlamydosporia 170 chromosome Unknown PCv3seq00023, whole genome shotgun sequence:
- a CDS encoding transposase IS4 domain-containing protein, translating to MISFILNDPGSFTALKLPGHIEGPRTKHCRQHAWKPTYAAEIYLFFGMLIYMSIHLEPHFKHYWSTAPTSPVHPIARFMSRNRFQLLYRLFCVWDSMDPPRGVFNRIHNWSTHLQETSTQYWKPESEVSVDEAMVRYTGKSTETVHIPSKPIPIGYKVWVVADSGYILRWSFHAKGSGIVIDLLSRLPAPPSTSHGYHCFMDNLFSTPELFELLRGQGTAATGTARLGRIDSRKMAQLKAEDRSKDFVAWVTLYVRKHKTKEVMQFAFKDNALVLAMSTRFTGWEPSIWRLRRQPGKTSTSAKTARVPFEGEPTKMLQIPRLIDEYNHHMNGVDNGDQLRADFESPRRIQRGGHQYQSYFSPLFNNRPDVAVTNSFLLQREGWPKTSKLRCKDQTAFRLALCKELLLQYGKQVALHNSGVPCIPEAMPTQNAGEIHSKVHRAKRGWCACCSSKRQNYVLGRAHALRSKRMFTMRRATLRGKPGLAQKSLEERNKKPSNHAPTATNCLGTWDCLMVEWVVERNLCF from the exons ATGATTAGCTTCAT TCTTAACGATCCAGGATCGTTTACAGCACTGAAGCTACCTGGCCATATAGAGGGCCCAAGAACTAAACACTGTCGGCAGCATGCTTGGAAGCCAACGTACGCCGCCGAGATCTACTTGTTCTTTGGGATGTTGATAtacatgtccatccatctcgAACCACACTTCAAGCATTATTGGAGCACTGCCCCAaccagtccagtccaccCAATTGCTAGATTCATGTCGAGAAATCGTTTTCAACTTCTCTACCGGCTGTTCTGCGTCTGGGATTCAATGGACCCTCCGCGAGGGGTTTTCAATAGGATCCACAATTGGAGCACCCACTTACAAGAAACATCAACTCAATACTGGAAGCCGGAGTCTGAGGTTAGCGTTGATGAGGCTATGGTGAGGTACACTGGGAAAAGCACCGAAACCGTGCATATTCCTTCAAAGCCCATACCAATTGGGTACAAGGTATGGGTGGTTGCTGACTCAGGATACATTCTTCGATGGTCCTTTCATGCAAAGGGTAGTG GAATTGTTATCGATCTCCTTAGTCGGCTGCCGGCTCCTCCATCCACAAGTCACGGCTATCACTGCTTTATGGACAATCTCTTTAGCACACCTGAGCTATTCGAGCTATTGAGGGGCCAAGGTACTGCTGCTACAGGTACTGCACGTCTTGGAAGGATTGATAGCCGCAAGATGGCGCAGCTAAAAGCTGAAGACAGATCCAAGGATTTTGTCGCTTGGGTCACTCTCTACGTAAGGAAGCATAAGACTAAAGAAGTTATGCAATTTGCTTTCAAGGACAACGCATTGGTACTTGCTATGAGTACGCGTTTTACTGGGTGGGAGCCTTCGATATGGAGACTACGTAGACAGCCCGGGAAAACGTCCACAAGTGCTAAAACTGCAAGAGTACCCTTCGAAGGCGAACCGACAAAGATGTTACAGATCCCTCGTCTTATTGATGAGTATAACCATCACATGAACGGCGTTGACAACGGCGACCAGTTGCGAGCCGACTTCGAGTCACCTAGGAGAATACAACGTGGTGGGCATCAA TATCAATCTTATTTCTCACCTTTGTTTAACAACCGACCAGACGTAGCTGTCACGAATTCTTTTTTACTACAACGAGAAGGCTGGCCGAAAACGTCGAAGCTTAGATGCAAGGACCAAACGGCTTTCCGTCTAGCTTTGTGCAAggagctgcttctccagtACGGGAAACAAGTCGCTCTACACAACTCAGGCGTGCCATGTATTCCCGAGGCTATGCCCACACAAAATGCGGGCGAGATACACTCAAAAGTGCATCGAGCAAAACGTGGCTGGTGTGCTTGTTGCTCCTCGAAGCGGCAAAACTACGTACTTGGACGAGCACATGCATTACGTTCGAAAAGGATGTTCACAATGCGGCGTGCCACTTT GagaggcaagccagggctTGCGcaaaagagccttgaggaacgaaacAAGAAGCCCTCCAATCACGCCCCGACAGCAACCAATTGCCTAGGGACCTGGGACTGTCTAATGGTCGAATGGGTTGTCGAGCGCAATCTATGCTTCTGA